The sequence below is a genomic window from Wyeomyia smithii strain HCP4-BCI-WySm-NY-G18 chromosome 1, ASM2978416v1, whole genome shotgun sequence.
GCTAATGTTTCCAGATAAATTCTCCTTATTGCTTATCCCACAACATACTGAAGAAATAACAGGCaaattctaagaaaattttAACTTGAATGACGATATCTTTTTTAGGTCAAACGGGAAAAATTACTTGGGATTGTCTCCAGAAGTTTAAACCATGAATAATTTTGGTACGATCGGCTAGATGTGGATCGCCCACAAGATCTTCTATTTCCTTTCTTTCTATTACTCGCAACGTATTTATATCGTATTCGTCGACTGTAATAAAATTTTAGTAAGTTTTTGTAGGAACAATGGTTTTACAAACTATTACCCACGAACTTCTGAATAACTTCCGTTGACACTTTGAACGACTGTAGCAACTGTATAATTTCATTGTCAGCCCAGTGAACGAATCGCGAATCGGCATCCAAATATTCTATGTCAAGATTCTGATTGTTACTGATATCATCATGTTTTGGAACATCCGATGGAAACGATTCTGACATTGTGCAAGACTGCGTAGCTGCAGAACAGTAGATGatttgagaaaaataaacaagctcgcagagaaaaaaaacttacccCACTGATGATGTCGATATCTGGTTTTATCCGTGTAGTTAAACGGCACGCACTAGAGTTaccaataacaccagcaaaattACGTCGTATTGAACCCGGGCAGGATTTTTTTACACTCACTACAAGTCGCTGTGAAAAGACCGcaagaaaaaccggaaaaacacGTTGAGTTATGACAGATAGAGATGGACGATACCAAGATCGAAAATTTctgcatcgattttttttaaggtaTCGAGTATTTTAGTATCGATAACTtacaagccaagtgaaaacaaaCAACAATGATGGTTTATTTTAATCTGAAACAAGATATTATTTACAACAGATTGAAATACACCGTTTTATTGTTGTATCGAAATAAAACTAGAATGataatttgtaatcatcaaatcCTAATTTGAagcaacaatatttttttgttcatacatcaaccaaaaatatgttgaaaacaaaccagttAGATTTTCCTCCGTGaatgtgtttggcgcttggctcggtctggtcgcacgccgaccaattgaTAGACAATTTTGTGATACATTAGTAATCATCATTATTTTATTGAGcagcaatgaaaaaataataaaaagttttGAGGTCGAACGATGTCATGAGTACAACACTAGCCGTCTTCTGTGCagtatcaaaaacaaaaacagagtTTCCTCGTCCTGTTTACTTTTGTGAGCCACTAATTAGATGTCTCGAGTTCGTTGTTTCACGATCAATTTATTGACCTGCTGttgaaatttcaattcaaaGGCAATGGTATTCGGCAgtttttttgcataagactacTACTGAAAacctgcagaaaaaaatcactgccgaatacgttcgataccctaaaaGTTTTGTCTTGGTCAGAATTAAATTGCGACAACAACGTTTATCTTGATAACATATGAGTGGATTTGAGAGATGTGACTCttctttgaaaataataattttgatccTACATTAGGAGAATTTGTTGCATATTCAAACCCAAGTGCGAGGCAGTTAATAAAATTAATTCtttaagggaacatccataaatgacgtagcttttttttaggtttttttgaccccctcctcccccatcgtagcatttcgtcacaaagtcaggaccccctctagataattacgtagctttataacaacccccccccccccacatgataatatttttgcaaatttttttatccAATTTTTTTATGACTTCAACGGtgtgttgttattgtcagagtgaaTAGATGTAtatattgtatttaaatttaaaacaagttcgtttgatTAAGTTcgatagagatagataaaatgaagtgcgttttgtgtaataacaaaaaacaaaaaacagtaaagaatgtgagtttttttcggttcccgaaaaatccgattgtgaggaaacagtggatggatttttgttgtcCCAGCAGACTAAttcattgacgaaaacacccgactttgcagtgtaAGTAAATTAGAAAATAATTACAAGTGATgattaaatagttttttttttgtcattctgAACAGCTTCACTTCAATTACGAGCAAGACCTGTACGTGGCCACAGCCGGCGGGAGGCTAAGAGCTATGCCGGGTGTGCTTCCGGTTTTCGAAATTGTGCCGGATTTCAGTGGAACAAACCAGGACGATTGCATGGAAGAGGTTTGTTTTACTTtatgtgtgtttatgtgttgttttttcgtatttttgtcTAATTGTTACCAGGAAACGATtcaatcaaataaacaaaatgaaaaaaaaaaattcaatttatgaaaaactttttttttatgataacaATACTTTTTCCAACAAATCTAGCAAACAGCAATGTTTGTTAACTTTGCTCGTTAGGTACAGCgtttgacggttcgtttggtttttctggtttcagactctgcgtcactctatctattcactctgcGTCAGATAAGTGCTTAAAGGTATTGGATAAAGCTAAGCTTAAATTTGCACAGCTGGTGTCAGTTGTTAAAAATTGGAGCAAAAACTGTAAGTACCTGTCCACAAATTCTACCATTACATCATGTCATCTATATTTATTCTAGCGACTATTAAATCTTGCGATCATTAAAGAGGACAACGCTAACGACATTTGGCAAGAGGAATCAAAGGCGAACTTGTTCCCCGAATTTCAAAacctatatattatatatttgcgACATTTGTGAGTAAAGAATAAATAAGATCtagagtaaaaaaaattattttaacaaaaCATGTTAACATACCCTGGTATTATAAATTTCATGGCAGCAATTATGAGCTTTATAACAACCAACTAATGATATTCATATCAATCTCTTCATGGAATTCATATTGAAAAGCTATGATTTTGATATGTCTGTTCTTATAACATGCATACATACgaccaataaattttataagtaTGACTTATGAAAATTGTTAGTAGTCGAGAATAAAATTTCCCCTTCATTTTATAAGACAAACTTATGATTCCTATAAGAAATCCTTGTGGCGCAAAATCGTAAGGGGTTCTTATGGAACTCAATAGTTATTTACTCTGCGTGCAATAATCCCCATAAAACATTGTTTAGTCCTACGCAGGAGGCCTAGGAGGTTTGTAGGGATCCGGTGGTCAAGTAGCTTTCAATGAAAGAAAGTCATACAAAAATATAGGTTAAAAGAAGGTTACAGAAGAATTGTgttagttttattgaaatttcaatttttgtagGATGTCACGAAATtttctggattttttttatttcgtcatGCGTCATGAAACGGGAACTCCAGCCCGAACGTCTCTGGGACTGCCGTTAGGCATTGCTTTAGTGGTCCTTACCTGTGCAAAACGAGGACAACCTAAAGCAGTTATGGCCTGATAGTATCTGTGTCAGTTGGAAGTTAACTCCACCATGGCACCTCTCCATCCATCCGGCTATCACCGGGATGAGttggtgcgtccatctaccattggtagaattggaccattcccgctgcaaTCTGGCCATCAAAGTTGACCTTCTgtagccgttcgtcagatattcaatcagtttgagggagataacttttttctacaagTATCGTAGCGCCTGACGGTCTTCAGAATAGTTTTTcctaggaaaatttcctacaaatatcaagacatctctagagaataagatttgaaaaagttgattttcccatataaagttgtatggaaacttcaaaaatcgggcgcaaaaatatagtttcaccgatcgatccgaaaatttacacagttgttCTAGGACCCatgaggaacacgaaaagtgcatgtgagcgaaaaaataacaccatttcTTTTTTCTAATGCAGTCTAATGCATAGTGGACGTGGCTTccaaacgtgagcttgtcgtcgacgaTCACTCCtaagagcttcaaagatcgctttgaggcgatagtgcatccaCCGGCACTAATCGACGCCTTGTAGCCGGCCCTGGTCGATCCCTAGCTTGCGGgcagcttaagcgccactccgAAATGGAGACTGCCCACCTAGATTAGTTTTGCCCGGTTGAGACTCCCCTAAAGGGTCGTTCCAAAGAATataccaaaaaaaaaggaatcagGATCTGACCAGATGGCTACACAAAGTTCGGTCACCAAAAACGGGTCGACACCCTTTTATCCCCCAGCAGAAATCTTCAACACCATCTATTCTCTCAGAGAGTTTGCGGTGAGAAACCACCCGCACTATAATTTCTCATCACGGGTAATGCCGCTATTTACCACCAGAGATCGTACGCAATCTGGAAGAAAAGCTTTGCCGACCATTCGAATCTCGCCACGCGGAAGACGAAACTATCACAAACGGAAAACGAACCAAAATGACGTGAAACACTAGAACCGGACTTAAACCTTGCGGGAGCATTACATAAACAAAACTACAACACTATCTGCGTGAAACAAACTCCATATATTATTATTGAAGAACAGGTTTGTATTTAAATCGAGCAAGCATGCTTTTATATTATAATTCCATTGTATGTGTGTAACTTATCGTCTAGACTAAGCTCCTATTGTGTGCGTTTTTTCTCTCCCTTTCTCTAGTGCTCATTGACCCATGTGCTTTTCAAGTTTCGATCAGCTGCTCCAGAATGGATATTTGCAGTGACGTCCTGCGGTGCGAGCAAATGGCTAGCTACCCGGGATTTAGATTTGTTGAGTGGGGCGATCAAAAATTCTGAAACGCGTGCACGCTATTTCGGCCTCCACTCAACTGCAAAAATTATGGGCGCGGTTTCGATACCGGCCAGTGCGACTAATAGTCGATTATTGGGAAATCACAATTAAATTGTGGGGTCCTTCCTGGACGCGCCCACCGCTCTCGAGAGTAAATTGGAACGACTCACCAATAGATTGCTgtgtgctgctgctgatgctgatgTTGGTCGTTGGCGTGttaaactgctgctgctggcgaTCACGTTAGGCCAACGCGGTCGATCGGCACACGCCGATTTGGATGATGAAAATAATTCACTGCATAGTGCCGCTTTCCGGGATCCCTCGACCGGAAACGGCCACTAGCCTCACCGGAGGACTTTTGTCTATCCGATGCTGGTCACGTGGGCAGATAAAGTGTGATCTGCGAGTGTCCCGCGCGATGAAACGGCTGCCGGGAAAAATTTCGTCCTGGGGGAAAACGGTACGCGTTGCGTCTTTCGCTGTCCTGCTCTCGCTCGTTCGGCTGTGGGTGAGAGTGCGCAGCCCTGTGGCTGTACAAACGGGGTCATTAGCATATGGTCGGGGTCAATGGCTTTGAACTTTGAGCACATTTACCTTTCTACTTTGCACACAATTTCAAAACGCACTATTCGCACTGAATAAATCTCAATTAGACTTCACTTTGTAACGAGCCTATTGTACACTAAAGGAGAAGGAATTAAGACAAGTAACTAATAAATCACGTCACTAAACTTActtaacaaaaattaattagAAAACGCGGACAACAGACTTTCAACGCGACACTTCCAAATTGCTTGACGATCTAGGACGAAATGAACAATCATTATTAGTCCTCAGATAAGGGAAGGTGATTTCGTACGAATTAACAGGAAGTACGTAATTTCCCGCAAATCTCGTCGTGAATATTCGGAAATCTACAATTCTGCTGgttgtttcattttggctgCCGTCATTGGGCCCTATCTGTCCCTCTCCAAccattttttggcaattctatATGGAAACTACTTCGGGTTTCTCAACCGCCTAATCTAGAGATGCACATTCTCGGAGAGACGCGTGCGCTAGGGTGTTGCGACTGATACGAAAAACTACGGTTGTCTACATCTTGGCGCAACACAATTGTGTTGATCGATTATAAATTAATTCTAAACAAATTCTTGAAATACTATGACCGCTACATAACACCATGCTTGTTTTACGAAAATTTGGTTGTTGGATAACAACCAAATTTTCGTAAGGGACAACCTTACTTAATTTCTCAAACAAAGATTAAAACCAACTGCATGTAATGTATTCTACGAATAATGCATTTTACAACAGCTTAAAACTactatttacaaaaactctAGGTTCGCCATAAGTACGGAGTGATAAGTGGACGCGACATTTGTGCTGGCTGAATTGGTAGTTCCATTAATACAACATCTCACGCTTCCGACATCGATACAATAATCATAAGATTCTTGATCTTGCCGAAGCGTTACTCTAATTACCAATGAGTTTCTTTCGACTCTCAAAGAAACCCGAACTTCATGAACATCATAATTATCTACAGCAATACTTCATAAACAGGCTTATCGGGTCTAAGGAATACTCCAATCCTAATGTTGGATTCTTTCCTGTACCACGATTTACTGCAATGCTTTGCCCATCAAGACAACTTCAGCTCTTTTTACTGAATAAAAGTCTCTATGACAAATCGCAACATTACTACACTTAGCAGCACGTCTAACGCCGAACTTAATCTGCTATTGAGACATCTGCTCCAAATTCCGTAACAACTGAACTTTACCATATGTTTCTACTTCAAATATACATTTGAATCACAACGAAACATCACTTGAATAGTGCGCTTTCCCCTAAACCCATTTTCCTTATGTTCCTACGTTGAAGAGTGTCAACCACTGGGAACACGGTTAAATGATTAACTCTGAGAAAAAGCTCACCCCTTCTCACGCACACTACGAATAGAACTACCGAAACAAACGAGGAAGAAACGTCAAAAGTCAGACAAAATTGATGTTAGGTGGATGTGCTGTGCTGTTATCgtgcaaattatgaaaattttagAGGTAAATATATAAATTACTCCAAAAACAAATTCTCAAATTCACAAACTTTTTAATTTCTTGTACTTGATATTTCCAGATGGGAACGACATGCAAAAAACGCGAGAGGATCGTTCACGGTTACTATTGATGATTGCTGAACTGCGAAGATTGGACAAGGTCGAACTTTCTTTGGACTGGAAAGCTATTCGTTTGATGCTGGCGGATCGATGCGACGGTCAACGCGAGACGATTGCCCATAGTGCAGATCAAATGCTGGATAGGGAAGTTATTTTTCAATGGAAGGTGAGTGTGCTAACAGATTCTAATGCAATTTGTTTTCCGTTTCTTTTTAGGAACAATCGGATGGCTGGTACCCAGGGATTTTAGTGATTAAGGATGCGTCAACCCTAATGCTAACTCGCCGACTGATCCTGCTTTTAATAACTATTTCTTTAAATCTCCATAAATAAATTCTCCAACATAATAATGATCATAATTTAACATCTAAATAATTAACAGAAAACATCTAAATCAATAACCAATGaacatataaataaataacaaataaacaaTTAGAGCGTAAGGTAGAATAAGTtatcaaataaacaaattttctaaTACTAACATAGGCTAAGAAATATTGTGAACTATAAACTAACATTTCTTatccgatatattttttttttatatacataTTTACAATTTTGTGGAGTGATCGTGCACAGGCACAATCCTTCCTCCTCTTCCCTTCAAGTCTTGACAGGTCTGAATTTTGGTCTTATTAACCCAAGGCGAGGGTTGAGTTAAGCGGTGTTAAAGTTTACCGTACCGAACATATTCACAAGTTCCTTGGGAAGAGCAAGTCCTCGACCAAGATCCCCCAGTAAATGAAGTTGTTGTGGGGGTGCACTGTCTTAAAGACAGTGCAAACTTGTGAACAGTTGGACGATGTTTTTAGCAACCAGAGCCGAAGCATCATGGCGCGTTGTCGCAATCAGTTAAAAATGAAAGATACATAGCTGAAAGATTTTACGGTTAATCATTACCGGCAAGAACAAGTTTTTTGAGgaacttgcaattgaaaattccaagTCGTTTACCGTTTAAATCTTCTAGGTCGTAACAGTGGTTTCCTACCACCCTCTTCACAATAGCAGGCACGTATTTCGGTGCAAGCTTTGCGCTAAATCCCTTACCCTTATCCGATTGTTCCACgttctttttcaagactttttcaCCTGCCGAATAAGTGGGACATTTGGCGTTGGAGCGCAAATTGTAATAGGAAGAATGTTTGCTGTACGCTGCTTCCAAGTTCTTGCGAATCTCTCCGTACATTCTTTCTCGTTCATCATCATTTATCACCCCGGTACCGGCTGTTGTATCTCTCAAGTGCCGATATTCCCTACCATCAGATACCATATTCCTTCCGAATAGGACGAAGTATGGAGAAAACTGTGTAGTTTCGTGCACTGAATTTCGAATGGCATTGGCTATCTGCTGCACGTTGTTTGTCCAATCTTTATGGTTCTTCCCGATGGAAGCTCGGATGGCTGTCGTGATCACGCGGTTCACACGTTCCGTATCGTTAACCTGCGGGTGATAATTCGGAGTTCTCCAGTGGGTCACGTGGTACTTCACCAGAAGGCTCTGGAACATTGCGGATGTAAATTGTGTTCCGTTGTCCGATAGTATCACCTCTGGTACACCGAACAACAGGAAAATGATGTTCTCGACGAATTGTACCAACGATTCTGCGGTTGCCTGTCGAAAAGGCTGAACTAACACGAACTTGCTAAAAACGTCTGTCACCACTAGCAGACATGTGCTTCGACTTTTACCAGATGCTGGAAGTGGACCAACGTAGTCCATTGTCAGGAACTGCCAGGGGTACTGGGCTATTTTCTTTTGACCTGCCATCGGAGGGGTCGTGTTCTGGTTGGTCGCTTTGCTGGTTTGGCATTGCATGCACAGTCTACACAGCTGTCTTACTTCGCTACTCATCCGCGGCCAGTAATACCGTTCCTTCAGTGCCGCCAAAGTCTTCTCGTGTCCCAGATGAGCCTGTTCGTGAATTCGGGTAATTATTCCTTTCCTCTCGAATTTCGGTGGATATTGTTTCCACTGAAACCGTGGGTCTTCTACCTTCGCGTTTGCTTTCACATATTTTATCACCTGGCCATCTACCACCCGAAAATCCGGATGGTTCGCTGGTTCCTTGTGGATTCGCTCTATCAGTTCTTGGTGATCAGCGTCCACGGTCAGCGTGCAGATGGTTTCCACGGATCTCGATAGACAATCGGCGAGTATGTTATTCTTTCCTTTCTTATACTCAAGCTCGATATCGTACGATTGCAATTTTAGTGCCCACCTTAACAGCTTTGAGTTTCCCGACTCTACTCCAATTGTGAAAAGCCACAGCAGACTTCTCGCATCGGTGATTACTTTGAAGCGTGAGCCTTCTACATAGTGCCGAAAATGCTCAATTGCTAGCAGCACGCCCAAGCATTCTTTTTCCACGCTTGCGTATTTACGCTGCGTACTGCTTAATTTCTTGCTAAAGTACGCAATCACCTTCGGTTGGCCCTCGATATACTGAATAAGCGCCGCGCCCACTGCATTGTCTGAGGCGTCTGATTCAATGGTGAACTGCAACTTAAAATCTGGGTTTCCGAGAATCGGTGCTGATACCAGTGCCGCTTTTAGTTCTCCGAATGCTGTTTCTGCTGCTTCTGTCCAAGCAAACTTCTTCGTTTTCTTCAGCAGATCTGATATCGGTGCAACTATACGGCTATAATTTCGTATAAATCGCTGGTAGAAACCTGCTAGACCCAGTAATCTTCTGATATCTTTTATGCATTTCGGACGAGCAAAATCTAAGATCGGCGATATTCTCGAGTTATCAATCGATACTCCGCTCTCGGTTAGTAAGTAGCCTAGATACGAGACTTGCTTCCGACAAAATCTGCTTTTGTCTAGGGAAATGGTCAAACCTGCCTTCGTTAATCGGTCGGCTACTATCTTCAATAGTCGCATGTGTTCACTGAGCGTTTTTGTAGCGATTACTATATCGTCTAAGTACACAAAGACGTTAGGTTCGAGGTCGAATCCAATCACACGGTCCATTAGCCGACACATTGTAAACGGTGCGTTAGTCAACCCGAATGGACACACTTTAAAACGGTATAATCCCTGTGGCGTTCGAAATGCCGTATAGTCCCGTGATTCCTCCTTGAGAGGGATCTGGAAATAGGCATCCTTTAAATCTACCACCGAGTAATATTTCGCCTTCCCTAATCGATGAAAGATCTCCCCCATATTTCGCATTGGATACGAGTCTTTCTTCGTCCAGGCGTTAATCTTACGAGAGTCTAGACAGACTCGTAGTTTACCGTTCGATTTCCGAACCGGTACTAGAGCACTAGCCCACTCGCTTGAACATTCCTCGATCGCGTCCATCTGTTTATACCGTTCTATTTCCGCCTCCATTTCCGCTTGTATAGCCGGGGAACAACGATACCACGGTTGTCGTCTCGGCTTGGCTTCTTCGCTAAGGACAATTTCGTGCTGTATCAGTGATGTCCTACCCAAATGGTTCGCTGTCGTGCATGGGAATCGTCTTATCGTTTCCACTAATTCCTTTCGTTCGCTTCGCGTCAGATCGTGTTCTGTTTCCACCGTCTCTGGAGTAGTCTTAGATGGTTCAGGTAATTCCAGTGCTGGAATATCAAGAGTTGCATCCGGTTCACTGCTCTTTAGCGTTGGAAGTATTTCCACTGGCATCAATTTAAACTCGATCGTTTCTCCTTCCAATTCCGCGTCTGTAGTCATTGTCGTCACTCTTTCGAATCCCGCTACTCCTCGCATCATCGGTTCTATTCCAAAGGACTTCCAGAAGTTGTACCCCAGAATAAGTTCTTTGCATACCTGCGGTACGACTAGTGTTGGAATTACTCTGGTAACGCCCCGGAATACCATCGGTAGTTGAACGCATCCCAAGCACTCGTGGATCGTTTTGTCGGCAGTGACGATCTTGAGAGGGCTTCGCTGCATCCTCAAACCATTCTTCTCCGCAATATCTGCTACATTTGTTACGCAAACGCTTGCGCCAGAATCCAGAAGCGCATCAAATTCGGTGTCAAAAATCTTTACTTTAACCTGTGGGCAGGTTTCCGTGTGAATCTTCACCTCACACACCTTCATGAACGGGTCTTCGAATATATTAGAGTTGGGAACTTCGTCAGTCGAAGGAATGCTGGTGTCCCCTACAATGCATCCCTTTCTTAGTTTCCCGATGGCTTGTTTCTCGCATATCGGTCACCTCTCTCGTGGTTTCCGCATGTCCAAGTGGTTTTGTCGGGTGTACCACAAAGGTAGCAGAACATTCGCTTTGGTTCCCTGCATAGTCGCCAAATATGCCCTGTATTCCGGCAATTCCAGCACATCGGTCCTTGCTGGTTGTCACTAGGTGTAAGTATCGCATTCGGTTGCTGACTCGTCCTCCTTGGTTCTTCAGCCGTTTTACCACGACGATCCCTCTCGTATCGCTTATCCAGTGCATTCACCTCTTCTTCTGAATACGAGTCCTCGCATTCTTCTGCAGCCTCTATGTTTCGTATCGCATTTTGCTGACGAATCGGTCCCTCGCGAAACTGTCGTAATGTCGGGTCATTGGCGTCGATTCTATAAGCAAAGTATTCCAGTTTCCGTATATCGTTCACCGTTCTACATGCCAATTTTGATCGGTAGTGGGGGCGCATGTTGTCCCAGATCACTTCAAAAATTCTTTGCTGATCTAACGGTGT
It includes:
- the LOC129727527 gene encoding uncharacterized protein LOC129727527 isoform X1, whose translation is MSESFPSDVPKHDDISNNQNLDIEYLDADSRFVHWADNEIIQLLQSFKVSTEVIQKFVVDEYDINTLRVIERKEIEDLVGDPHLADRTKIIHGLNFWRQSQNLPVISSVCCGISNKENLSGNISNQSQKVERYNCTATVFLQNSVKGKLIFDEYRQIPSLSKYQKRLSHILSSMSSRISMESSRMQNY
- the LOC129727527 gene encoding uncharacterized protein LOC129727527 isoform X2, whose translation is MSESFPSDVPKHDDISNNQNLDIEYLDADSRFVHWADNEIIQLLQSFKVSTEVIQKFVVDEYDINTLRVIERKEIEDLVGDPHLADRTKIIHGLNFWRQSQNLPVISSVCCGISNKENLSGNISNQSQKVERYNCTATVFLQNSVKALLVPAYIYLHRREED